The following coding sequences lie in one Chryseobacterium culicis genomic window:
- a CDS encoding TonB-dependent siderophore receptor has product MNKVVSFSLLVLGGVFVNAQKVNDSIKKSKEIDEVELFGERKKQPQGLETITRLPLKTRDQIQSISVISHKVIEDLGGLTVTDVAKNVPGVTQFGSYGGTRESMSIRGYRGVPVLKNGVQMDSDFRTAGMLTDMQGIESIQIIKGSAAVTQGIGDGLGSAGGVINVVTKVPKFINQTNVGFRYGSWDFYRPTVDFQRVLDSQGKVAVRLNAAYQNNNSFRRFINTERIYVNPSIAIRPDDKTEIVVEMDYMHNNTTPDRGTVNLAKGDTEAIYKMPGRKFLGFSTDKAKTETFNFSTTVTRKLTEKLRLRAAYMSSSYQTEIVGAALAPLKRDNPTEFRNRTLTRSDREDLNKVFQFDFIGADVMTGFMKHTFQVGFDWKESNVTTTSYKAKDVDQINVLNEINNILPAGVNIDLSTANAINTVAPTMGLMAQDVITFNKYVKAHLGVRYSRLIGSDKEKDYAWNPSLGIMISPIENMNIFGSYTSTTALRSSNNVLFSGGTVGASTTKQWEAGIKSDWLNERLRFNVTLFDIKTDNLSYELLNGGNPTGKYALAGNLKRQGVEVELIGKILPNLQVMTGWAYVDAQYEDSPSFVNGSAPINTPKHSANAWLNYKFDTGMLTGLDVGAGIYFVGQRPVDDYKQQYTNTENGHVNGTQPGEKPFFMPQYTTVDAQIGYSFKNGLGLRGFFNNIFDSVGYNSYFRGGYIDQIQPRNFAVQVNYKF; this is encoded by the coding sequence ATGAATAAAGTAGTATCCTTTTCTCTGCTTGTATTAGGTGGGGTTTTTGTAAATGCACAGAAAGTTAATGATTCTATTAAAAAGTCGAAGGAAATTGACGAAGTAGAATTATTCGGTGAAAGAAAAAAGCAACCGCAAGGTTTGGAAACAATCACAAGATTGCCATTAAAAACCAGAGATCAGATTCAGAGTATTTCAGTAATCTCCCATAAAGTAATTGAGGATCTAGGAGGGTTAACGGTTACAGACGTTGCAAAGAATGTTCCTGGAGTAACTCAATTCGGTAGCTACGGGGGAACCAGAGAAAGTATGTCTATCAGAGGATACAGAGGAGTTCCGGTTTTAAAGAACGGAGTTCAGATGGATTCTGATTTCCGTACTGCAGGAATGCTTACCGATATGCAGGGAATAGAAAGTATTCAGATAATTAAAGGATCTGCTGCTGTAACACAGGGAATAGGTGACGGTTTAGGTTCTGCAGGTGGAGTGATTAATGTGGTCACTAAAGTTCCTAAATTTATCAATCAGACTAATGTTGGTTTCAGATACGGAAGCTGGGATTTCTATAGACCAACAGTTGACTTCCAGAGAGTATTAGATTCTCAGGGGAAAGTTGCTGTCAGACTCAATGCAGCTTACCAAAATAATAATAGCTTCAGAAGATTTATTAATACAGAGCGTATTTACGTAAATCCATCCATTGCCATCCGCCCGGACGATAAAACTGAGATTGTGGTGGAAATGGATTATATGCATAACAATACAACACCGGATAGAGGAACTGTAAACCTTGCCAAAGGAGATACTGAAGCAATATACAAAATGCCGGGAAGAAAATTCCTTGGATTTTCTACAGATAAGGCAAAGACTGAAACATTCAACTTCTCAACAACGGTTACAAGAAAGCTGACTGAGAAATTGAGATTGAGAGCGGCTTATATGAGCTCATCTTATCAGACTGAAATTGTAGGTGCAGCACTGGCTCCTTTAAAGAGAGATAATCCGACAGAGTTCCGTAACAGAACATTAACCCGATCTGATAGAGAGGATTTAAATAAAGTATTTCAATTCGATTTTATTGGAGCTGATGTCATGACAGGATTCATGAAACACACTTTTCAGGTAGGTTTTGACTGGAAAGAATCTAATGTTACAACGACTTCGTATAAAGCTAAAGATGTTGACCAGATCAATGTCCTGAATGAAATCAACAATATTCTTCCTGCAGGAGTTAATATAGACTTATCAACAGCTAACGCTATTAATACAGTAGCACCTACAATGGGGTTAATGGCACAGGATGTCATTACTTTTAATAAGTATGTTAAAGCTCATTTAGGAGTTCGTTACAGCAGACTCATTGGCTCAGATAAAGAAAAAGACTACGCCTGGAATCCTTCATTGGGGATTATGATTTCTCCGATTGAAAATATGAACATATTTGGTTCCTATACAAGCACTACAGCGTTGAGAAGTTCCAATAATGTATTGTTCAGCGGAGGAACTGTAGGAGCATCTACTACAAAACAATGGGAGGCTGGAATTAAATCAGACTGGCTGAATGAAAGATTAAGATTTAATGTAACTCTTTTTGATATCAAGACAGATAATTTATCATATGAACTTCTTAATGGCGGAAACCCTACCGGAAAATATGCTCTTGCCGGTAACTTAAAAAGACAGGGTGTTGAAGTTGAATTGATAGGTAAAATTCTTCCAAACCTACAAGTGATGACGGGATGGGCTTATGTGGATGCACAATATGAAGACAGCCCTTCATTTGTGAATGGTTCAGCACCTATTAATACCCCTAAACATTCTGCTAATGCGTGGTTGAATTATAAATTCGATACAGGGATGTTAACAGGTCTTGACGTAGGAGCCGGAATCTATTTTGTTGGGCAAAGACCAGTGGATGACTATAAACAACAATATACCAATACAGAAAATGGCCATGTGAATGGAACTCAGCCAGGAGAAAAACCTTTCTTCATGCCGCAATATACTACGGTAGATGCCCAGATAGGATATTCCTTCAAAAATGGATTGGGATTAAGAGGATTCTTCAATAACATCTTTGATTCAGTAGGATATAATTCTTATTTCAGAGGAGGATACATAGATCAGATTCAGCCTAGAAACTTTGCTGTACAGGTAAACTATAAATTCTAA
- a CDS encoding PepSY-associated TM helix domain-containing protein, which yields MRVLFKSLYRKRRKNESVTKYLMWIIHLWLGLLSSVIVFVMCLTGCLYAFKNQITDFSNRDKIYISQGSGKVMNPDLIRAELLKQNKELTSMIISDDKGKSFVIGYRENNLDKSTYYNQYTGKVLGQANVGSVQFFETVLDLHRNLMMGNVGRQIVGASVLVFCILLISGLILWLPKKLKFLKQGLTVMFKAKFQRVNYDLHNTLGFYTFLMLFFIAVTGLYVTYPWVKNALIVSLGGSSIHNISKEKNSGDDAFGGLLEDMLQKQDEKKNLKEAASASVGEILKLADHHLPYHAVTSIELPNKENPRYVVIKTNTQNFLGMMLPDEVTFDKTGVFKTKELFSDKPLNKQFTALAKPLHTGEIMGLPSIIFYFIVSLIGCSLPITGFMIWWHRFRKIK from the coding sequence ATGAGAGTATTATTCAAAAGCCTTTACAGAAAAAGAAGAAAAAATGAATCAGTTACCAAATATCTGATGTGGATTATTCATCTCTGGCTGGGCCTTTTATCAAGTGTCATTGTTTTTGTGATGTGTCTTACCGGATGTCTGTATGCATTCAAAAATCAAATCACAGATTTTAGCAACAGAGATAAAATTTATATCAGTCAGGGCTCAGGAAAAGTTATGAATCCCGATCTTATCCGGGCAGAATTATTAAAACAAAATAAAGAACTTACCTCTATGATCATTTCCGATGATAAAGGAAAAAGCTTTGTGATTGGTTACCGTGAGAATAATCTGGATAAAAGCACTTACTATAACCAGTATACAGGAAAAGTCCTGGGGCAGGCCAATGTGGGTTCCGTTCAGTTTTTTGAAACAGTTCTTGATCTTCACAGGAATCTGATGATGGGAAATGTAGGAAGACAGATTGTGGGAGCATCAGTTTTAGTCTTTTGTATTCTGCTGATCTCAGGTTTAATCCTCTGGCTTCCGAAAAAGCTGAAGTTTTTGAAACAGGGATTAACCGTTATGTTCAAAGCAAAATTCCAGCGGGTTAATTATGACCTGCACAATACCCTTGGGTTTTATACTTTTCTGATGCTGTTTTTTATAGCTGTTACCGGATTATATGTCACTTATCCTTGGGTGAAGAATGCTCTTATTGTAAGTCTGGGAGGATCATCAATACACAATATTTCAAAAGAAAAAAACAGTGGTGACGATGCCTTCGGAGGGCTTCTGGAAGATATGCTCCAAAAGCAGGATGAAAAGAAAAATCTAAAAGAGGCTGCCTCAGCTTCAGTGGGTGAAATTTTAAAACTGGCAGATCATCATTTACCTTACCATGCAGTGACGAGTATAGAGCTGCCCAATAAAGAAAACCCACGGTATGTTGTGATCAAAACGAACACACAGAACTTCCTTGGAATGATGCTTCCTGATGAAGTTACTTTTGATAAAACCGGAGTTTTCAAAACAAAAGAACTGTTCTCAGACAAACCCCTGAACAAACAGTTTACAGCGTTGGCAAAACCCTTACATACCGGAGAAATTATGGGACTTCCAAGTATTATTTTCTATTTTATAGTTTCTCTGATTGGCTGTTCTCTGCCGATAACAGGATTTATGATCTGGTGGCACAGATTCAGGAAAATAAAATAA
- the rpsG gene encoding 30S ribosomal protein S7, producing the protein MRKTKAKKRPLLPDPKFNDQLVTRFVNNLMLDGKKSIAFKIFYDALEIVETKKGDNEKTALEIWKDALTNVMPHVEVRSRRVGGANFQIPMPIRADRKISMAMKWLIKYSKARNDKSMALKLANEVVAASREEGAAFKKKSDTHKMAEANKAFSHFKF; encoded by the coding sequence ATGAGAAAGACAAAAGCGAAAAAAAGACCGTTGTTACCAGATCCGAAATTTAATGATCAATTGGTAACGAGATTCGTAAACAACTTAATGCTTGACGGTAAGAAGTCAATCGCATTCAAAATTTTCTATGATGCACTAGAGATCGTAGAAACTAAAAAAGGAGATAACGAAAAAACTGCACTTGAAATCTGGAAAGATGCACTTACAAATGTAATGCCTCACGTAGAAGTACGTTCTAGAAGAGTAGGTGGAGCTAACTTCCAAATCCCTATGCCAATCAGAGCTGATAGAAAGATTTCTATGGCAATGAAATGGTTAATCAAATATTCTAAAGCTAGAAATGATAAGTCTATGGCTTTGAAATTAGCTAACGAAGTTGTAGCTGCTTCAAGAGAAGAAGGTGCTGCTTTCAAAAAGAAATCTGATACTCACAAAATGGCGGAAGCTAACAAGGCTTTCTCACACTTCAAATTCTAA
- a CDS encoding Dps family protein, translated as MKNASIIGLKEADCKNISEKLNVLLANYSVFYQNTRGSHWNIKGEQFFTLHPKFEELYNSLVLKIDEIAERILTLGATPAHNYSDYLKVATIKESKEVTDGTKSVEQILNSFKVVIDLQRELLDITDKAGDEGTNSQMSDYITEQEKEVWMYNSYLGK; from the coding sequence ATGAAAAATGCAAGTATTATTGGCCTTAAAGAAGCCGACTGTAAAAACATTTCAGAAAAATTAAATGTACTGTTAGCGAACTATTCTGTATTCTATCAGAACACCAGAGGTTCTCACTGGAATATTAAAGGAGAACAGTTCTTCACCCTTCACCCAAAGTTTGAAGAATTGTATAACAGTCTGGTTTTAAAGATTGATGAAATCGCAGAAAGAATTCTTACCCTGGGCGCTACTCCTGCACATAATTATTCCGATTATTTAAAGGTAGCAACCATTAAAGAAAGTAAAGAAGTGACAGACGGTACTAAAAGTGTTGAGCAGATTCTAAATTCATTTAAAGTAGTCATTGATCTCCAGAGAGAACTTTTAGACATTACAGATAAAGCTGGAGATGAAGGGACCAACTCTCAGATGAGCGACTATATTACGGAACAGGAGAAAGAAGTTTGGATGTACAATTCTTATCTTGGAAAATAA
- a CDS encoding zinc-dependent metalloprotease has protein sequence MKTKLFCLPILLFAISANAQWSTGLPQQKIIKKSDRSVYYQLDIDQIRTQLLRAPKMGEGSPITINIPTLNGKIEKFTVNSFPVMDETLANKYQLGSYVGIGTDDPTKYIRFSVAPNDFQSMIIGADGQYEFIEPATSDKAYYSVHGKTNKNGHAFVCNTKEDKEAVARMQKLMNSGSTAKSNNKTFHTLRLAMSVTGEYTAFFGGAAGALTQINATLSRVNGVLEKEFNVHVNAINAPNLIFTDAANDPYSESSLMCKWNNELMNTLHGGAYGVTDADFDIGHLFGATGGGGSAGCIGCIGSNDTSTSIDPNCQNSPSPGNYKGSGYTSPGIDYYAGGTWNQNSTAQLPPSGDAFDIDFVAHEIGHQLGDSHTYSFYENFLNQEVEPGSGSTIMGYAGITGPNTDVQKHSDVYFHNVSIEQVQTNLASVTADIETPITNNPPVVTAMPTTYTIPKSTAFVLTASATDPDGDALTYCWEQVNPSSLGNGVTKNNIGNTSSGANFRSWAPTASPTRYFPKLATVLGGAVKNTTDFEAASTVARTTNFRVTVRDNKPGGQAQTAHTTQTVVVGNAAAFTVNTTSLTPNANSTIAWTVSGTTASPYNVANVKIDYTEDGGVTWNDLAASVPNNGSASVFIPASLAGKTIHLRVSAIGNVFYAAKQATVSSLLAVSEAGSTQSVKIYPNPVEDVLNVMNVSSNASYEIFNAPGQVIAKGTIGEGKINVRTLVKGIYFITINNKEEKSTTKFVKK, from the coding sequence ATGAAAACAAAATTATTTTGCTTGCCGATATTATTGTTCGCAATATCAGCAAATGCACAATGGAGTACAGGGTTGCCTCAACAGAAAATAATAAAAAAGAGTGATCGTTCTGTTTACTACCAGCTTGATATTGATCAGATAAGAACGCAGTTGCTAAGAGCTCCTAAAATGGGTGAAGGTTCTCCCATCACTATCAATATTCCTACTCTTAATGGAAAAATAGAAAAATTTACCGTCAACAGTTTTCCGGTTATGGATGAAACTTTGGCTAATAAATATCAGTTAGGATCTTATGTAGGGATTGGAACTGATGATCCAACCAAATACATCCGTTTCAGCGTTGCTCCCAATGATTTCCAGTCTATGATTATTGGTGCCGACGGGCAATATGAATTTATAGAACCTGCAACCTCTGATAAGGCTTATTATTCCGTGCATGGGAAGACTAATAAGAACGGACATGCATTTGTGTGTAATACAAAAGAAGATAAAGAAGCTGTTGCCAGAATGCAGAAGCTTATGAACTCCGGATCTACAGCAAAATCAAATAATAAAACATTCCACACCCTTAGACTGGCAATGTCCGTAACAGGGGAATATACTGCTTTCTTTGGAGGGGCAGCAGGTGCTCTTACCCAAATAAATGCTACTTTATCAAGAGTGAATGGTGTACTTGAAAAAGAATTTAATGTACATGTTAATGCGATTAATGCTCCCAACCTAATATTTACAGATGCTGCCAATGATCCTTATAGCGAATCCAGTCTTATGTGTAAATGGAATAATGAATTAATGAATACATTACATGGAGGAGCATACGGTGTTACAGATGCAGATTTTGATATAGGACATTTATTTGGAGCAACAGGTGGCGGTGGAAGTGCCGGTTGTATCGGTTGTATCGGAAGTAATGATACCTCTACAAGTATTGATCCTAATTGTCAAAACTCACCTTCTCCAGGCAATTATAAAGGAAGTGGATATACTTCCCCTGGCATTGATTATTACGCTGGTGGAACATGGAACCAAAACAGTACTGCTCAATTACCACCAAGTGGAGACGCTTTTGATATTGATTTTGTAGCACATGAGATCGGGCACCAATTGGGAGATTCCCATACATACAGTTTCTACGAGAATTTTCTGAATCAGGAAGTAGAACCAGGTTCAGGATCTACCATCATGGGATATGCAGGAATTACAGGTCCAAATACAGATGTACAAAAGCATTCCGACGTATATTTTCATAATGTAAGTATTGAGCAGGTACAGACCAATCTTGCGTCTGTAACGGCAGATATTGAAACTCCGATTACCAATAACCCACCTGTGGTTACAGCAATGCCTACTACTTATACCATTCCAAAATCTACAGCATTTGTGTTGACGGCATCAGCTACAGATCCGGATGGAGATGCACTGACCTATTGCTGGGAACAGGTAAATCCGAGCAGTTTAGGCAATGGAGTAACCAAAAATAATATTGGAAATACAAGTTCAGGAGCGAATTTCAGATCCTGGGCACCTACTGCAAGTCCTACAAGATATTTTCCTAAACTGGCTACCGTGCTTGGCGGTGCTGTAAAAAATACAACAGATTTTGAAGCTGCCAGTACAGTAGCAAGAACAACAAACTTCCGTGTAACGGTAAGAGATAATAAACCGGGAGGGCAGGCTCAGACCGCTCATACTACACAGACTGTAGTTGTGGGGAATGCGGCTGCGTTTACCGTTAATACAACATCATTGACTCCTAATGCCAACTCTACTATTGCATGGACGGTTTCCGGAACTACGGCTTCTCCGTATAATGTAGCGAATGTTAAAATTGATTATACAGAAGATGGTGGAGTAACCTGGAATGATCTGGCGGCATCAGTACCAAATAACGGATCGGCAAGTGTTTTCATTCCTGCATCTTTAGCCGGAAAAACCATTCACCTGAGAGTGTCAGCTATCGGAAATGTTTTCTACGCAGCGAAGCAGGCTACCGTATCCAGCCTATTGGCTGTTTCTGAAGCTGGAAGTACCCAATCGGTTAAGATTTATCCGAACCCGGTAGAAGATGTATTGAATGTCATGAATGTTTCTTCAAACGCTTCTTATGAAATTTTCAATGCCCCGGGACAGGTGATTGCAAAAGGAACCATTGGAGAGGGTAAAATTAATGTAAGAACACTTGTGAAAGGAATCTACTTTATTACAATCAATAATAAAGAAGAGAAGAGCACCACTAAATTTGTGAAAAAATAA
- a CDS encoding low affinity iron permease family protein, which produces MGHKDHHIFEKFSNWAVKFTGSPYAFMGAFLIVVIWAVSGPFFDYSETWQLVINTGTTIITFLMVFLIQKAQNKDSKAIQIKLNELIAAHEKASNRIVDIEDLTEAELDQLHIYYEKLGQLAKKDADIHTSHSIDAAQRNQDYKYEFFKRKHEEWLQKQEQKKN; this is translated from the coding sequence ATGGGTCATAAGGATCATCATATTTTTGAAAAATTTTCAAACTGGGCTGTCAAATTTACAGGGAGTCCATATGCTTTTATGGGAGCTTTTCTCATCGTTGTAATATGGGCGGTTTCCGGTCCTTTCTTTGATTATTCTGAAACCTGGCAGCTCGTGATCAATACCGGAACAACAATCATTACCTTCCTGATGGTATTTCTGATTCAGAAAGCTCAGAACAAAGACTCCAAAGCCATACAGATCAAACTGAATGAACTGATTGCCGCTCATGAAAAAGCAAGCAACCGTATTGTAGATATTGAAGATCTTACGGAAGCAGAACTCGATCAGCTCCATATCTATTATGAAAAACTGGGGCAGCTTGCCAAAAAAGATGCCGATATTCATACGTCTCATTCCATAGATGCTGCACAGAGAAACCAGGATTACAAATATGAATTCTTCAAAAGAAAACATGAAGAATGGTTGCAGAAACAAGAACAAAAAAAGAATTGA
- the rpsJ gene encoding 30S ribosomal protein S10, translating to MSQRIRIKLKSYDYNLVDKSAEKIVKTVKATGAVVNGPIPLPTNKRIFTVLRSPHVNKKAREQFQLSAHKRLMDIYSSSSKTVDALMKLELPSGVDVEIKV from the coding sequence ATGTCACAAAGAATCAGAATAAAACTAAAATCTTACGATTACAACTTGGTAGACAAGTCTGCTGAGAAAATCGTAAAAACGGTAAAGGCTACTGGTGCTGTTGTAAACGGTCCAATTCCATTGCCAACGAATAAGAGAATCTTCACAGTATTGAGATCTCCGCACGTAAACAAGAAAGCAAGAGAGCAGTTCCAACTTTCAGCTCACAAGAGACTAATGGATATCTACTCTTCTTCTTCTAAAACTGTTGATGCTCTAATGAAATTAGAACTTCCTTCAGGTGTAGACGTTGAAATTAAAGTGTGA
- the fusA gene encoding elongation factor G — MGRDLKFTRNIGIAAHIDAGKTTTTERILFYTGVNHKIGEVHDGASTMDWMEQEAERGITITSAATTCSWNFPTDQGKPVADTKPYHFNIIDTPGHVDFTVEVNRSLRVLDGLVFLFSAVDGVEPQSETNWRLADNYKVARMGFVNKMDRQGADFLNVVNQVKEMLGSNAVPIVLPIGAEEDFKGVVDLIKNRAIIWDEAGQGATFEVVPIPEDMKDEVLEYREKLVEAVSEYDETLMEKFFEDPDSITEEEINAALRAATIDLSIIPMTCGSSFKNKGVQFMLDAVCKYLPSPLDKDDIKGTDPRTDAEITRKPSVDEPFSALAFKIATDPFVGRLAFFRAYSGRLDAGSYILNTRSGDKERISRIYQMHANKQNPVEYIEAGDIGAAVGFKSIKTGDTMCDEKNPIVLESMVFPDPVIGIAVEPKTKADQDKMGNALAKLAEEDPTFTVRTDEASGQTIISGMGELHLDIIVDRMKREFKVEVNQGQPQVEYKENLTKVAQHREVYKKQSGGKGKFADIVFELGPAEEGKIGLEFINEIKGGNVPREFVPAIEKGFKAAMKNGPLAGFEVEGIKVILKDGSFHAVDSDALSFEMAAKLGFKEAGRAAKPVIMEPIMKLEVVTPEEYMGNIIGDLNKRRGTISGQEEKNGAVVIKGSVPLSEMFGYVTTLRTLSSGRATSSMELEKYQATPQNVAEEIIAKAKG; from the coding sequence ATGGGAAGAGATCTTAAATTTACAAGAAATATTGGTATCGCTGCTCACATTGATGCAGGTAAGACTACCACTACAGAAAGGATTCTATTCTATACAGGGGTAAACCACAAAATTGGAGAAGTTCACGATGGTGCTTCTACAATGGACTGGATGGAGCAGGAAGCAGAAAGAGGTATTACTATTACTTCTGCAGCTACCACTTGTTCTTGGAACTTTCCAACAGATCAAGGAAAACCTGTTGCTGATACAAAACCTTACCACTTCAACATCATTGATACACCGGGACACGTTGACTTCACAGTAGAGGTAAACAGATCTTTAAGAGTATTAGATGGATTGGTATTCTTATTCTCTGCAGTAGATGGAGTAGAGCCTCAGTCTGAAACAAACTGGAGACTTGCTGACAACTACAAAGTTGCAAGAATGGGATTTGTAAACAAAATGGACAGACAAGGTGCTGACTTCCTTAACGTGGTAAACCAGGTTAAAGAGATGTTAGGATCTAATGCAGTTCCAATCGTTTTACCAATCGGTGCTGAAGAAGATTTCAAAGGTGTTGTTGACTTAATTAAAAACAGAGCGATCATCTGGGATGAAGCAGGACAAGGAGCTACTTTCGAAGTAGTGCCAATTCCTGAAGACATGAAAGATGAAGTTCTTGAATACAGAGAGAAATTAGTAGAAGCTGTTTCTGAATATGACGAAACTTTGATGGAGAAATTCTTCGAAGATCCGGATTCAATTACAGAAGAAGAAATTAATGCTGCATTGAGAGCTGCTACTATCGATTTATCTATTATCCCAATGACTTGTGGTTCTTCATTCAAGAACAAAGGAGTACAGTTTATGTTGGATGCAGTATGTAAATACTTGCCTTCTCCATTGGATAAAGATGATATCAAAGGTACTGACCCAAGAACAGATGCTGAAATTACAAGAAAGCCATCTGTAGATGAGCCTTTCTCTGCTCTAGCATTTAAGATTGCTACTGACCCGTTCGTGGGAAGATTAGCATTCTTCAGAGCATACTCTGGAAGACTGGATGCTGGTTCTTATATCTTGAACACTCGTTCAGGAGATAAAGAAAGAATCTCTAGAATCTATCAGATGCACGCTAACAAGCAAAACCCAGTAGAATATATTGAAGCTGGTGATATTGGTGCAGCAGTAGGATTCAAGTCTATCAAAACTGGTGATACAATGTGTGACGAGAAAAACCCAATCGTTCTTGAATCGATGGTTTTCCCTGATCCGGTAATTGGTATCGCTGTTGAGCCTAAAACTAAAGCTGACCAGGATAAAATGGGTAACGCTTTAGCTAAATTGGCTGAAGAAGATCCAACGTTTACGGTTAGAACTGACGAAGCTTCTGGACAAACGATTATCTCTGGTATGGGTGAGCTTCACTTAGATATCATTGTTGACCGTATGAAGAGAGAGTTCAAAGTTGAAGTAAACCAAGGACAACCTCAGGTAGAGTACAAAGAAAACTTAACAAAAGTTGCTCAACACAGAGAAGTTTACAAAAAACAATCTGGTGGTAAAGGTAAATTTGCTGACATTGTATTTGAACTAGGACCTGCAGAAGAAGGTAAAATTGGTTTAGAATTCATCAATGAGATCAAAGGTGGTAACGTTCCTAGAGAATTTGTTCCTGCAATTGAAAAAGGCTTTAAAGCTGCAATGAAAAACGGTCCTTTGGCTGGTTTCGAAGTTGAAGGTATTAAAGTTATTCTTAAAGACGGATCTTTCCACGCAGTGGATTCTGATGCTCTTTCATTTGAAATGGCTGCTAAATTAGGATTTAAAGAAGCGGGACGTGCTGCTAAGCCAGTAATTATGGAGCCTATTATGAAACTGGAAGTTGTAACTCCAGAAGAATATATGGGTAACATCATTGGTGACCTTAACAAAAGAAGAGGTACTATCAGTGGTCAGGAAGAGAAAAACGGTGCTGTTGTAATCAAAGGTTCTGTTCCACTTTCTGAAATGTTTGGATATGTAACTACTCTAAGAACACTTTCATCAGGAAGAGCTACTTCTTCTATGGAATTAGAGAAGTACCAAGCTACTCCACAAAACGTTGCTGAAGAAATCATAGCTAAAGCAAAAGGTTAA
- the rpsL gene encoding 30S ribosomal protein S12, with the protein MPTIQQLVRKGRATLAKKSKSAALDSCPQRRGVCTRVYTTTPKKPNSALRKVARVRLSNGKEVNAYIPGEGHNLQEHSIVLVRGGRVKDLPGVRYHIVRGALDTAGVNGRTQRRSKYGAKRPKPGQAAAAPAKGKKK; encoded by the coding sequence ATGCCTACTATTCAACAATTAGTAAGAAAAGGAAGAGCCACGCTTGCCAAGAAGAGCAAATCGGCTGCCCTTGATTCTTGTCCACAAAGACGTGGTGTATGTACGAGAGTATATACAACTACACCTAAGAAACCTAACTCTGCACTTAGAAAAGTAGCAAGGGTAAGACTTTCTAACGGTAAAGAAGTTAATGCCTATATCCCGGGCGAAGGACATAATCTTCAAGAGCACTCGATAGTATTGGTTAGAGGCGGAAGGGTGAAAGACCTACCGGGAGTACGTTACCACATCGTAAGAGGTGCATTAGACACCGCTGGTGTAAATGGAAGAACTCAGAGAAGATCTAAGTACGGAGCTAAGAGACCTAAACCAGGACAAGCAGCTGCTGCACCTGCAAAAGGAAAGAAAAAATAA